The Helicobacter pylori genome includes a window with the following:
- the azlC gene encoding azaleucine resistance protein AzlC yields MHDFLKAFKDAFPHTISIFLGYLLMGMTFGMLLVQHGYDYKVALFMSLFIYAGAVQFVAITLLSAQASLMNVVIVSLLVNARQTCYALSMLDRFKNTQWRLPYLAHALTDETFALLNLYAPKEGVSEKDFIFSISLLNHSYWIFGSLVGSLVGSHFSFDTQGMEFVMTAIFIVLFMEQYKRTTNHKNAWLGIIIAVVCLALFGTEYFLLIALVLMVLVLILFRKRLEC; encoded by the coding sequence ATGCATGATTTTCTAAAAGCCTTCAAAGACGCTTTCCCTCATACCATTTCTATCTTTTTAGGGTATTTGCTTATGGGAATGACTTTTGGAATGCTTTTAGTCCAGCATGGCTATGATTATAAAGTCGCTTTGTTCATGTCGTTATTCATCTATGCTGGGGCGGTGCAATTTGTAGCGATCACGCTTTTAAGCGCGCAAGCGAGCTTGATGAATGTCGTTATTGTGAGCTTGCTAGTGAATGCGAGACAGACTTGTTATGCGCTTTCCATGCTAGATCGATTTAAAAACACCCAATGGCGTTTGCCCTATTTAGCGCATGCGCTCACGGATGAAACCTTTGCTTTATTGAATTTATACGCTCCTAAAGAGGGGGTTAGTGAAAAAGACTTTATTTTTAGCATTTCCTTACTCAACCACTCTTATTGGATTTTTGGCTCGTTGGTGGGTTCGTTGGTGGGTTCGCATTTTTCTTTTGACACTCAAGGCATGGAATTTGTGATGACAGCGATTTTTATCGTGCTGTTTATGGAGCAATACAAACGCACCACGAACCATAAAAACGCATGGCTTGGGATTATTATTGCGGTTGTTTGTTTAGCGCTCTTTGGGACTGAATACTTTTTGCTCATCGCTTTAGTTTTAATGGTGCTTGTTCTTATTTTGTTTAGAAAGCGGTTAGAATGTTGA
- a CDS encoding branched-chain amino acid transporter permease, translating into MLMHSILIILVIILTTYFTRIWPFMVFNSKNPPNDFVRYLGRALSCSVIGMLVIYCFKDIHILKPPYGINEITAFLSVILLHRIFKVFVLSITLPTILYMVLVQSHALEKVFFNIHVS; encoded by the coding sequence ATGTTGATGCATTCTATACTCATTATTTTAGTCATCATATTAACGACTTATTTCACGCGCATCTGGCCTTTTATGGTGTTTAATTCTAAAAACCCACCCAACGACTTTGTGCGTTATTTGGGTAGGGCTTTATCATGCTCAGTGATAGGCATGCTCGTGATCTATTGTTTTAAAGACATTCACATTTTAAAACCCCCTTATGGGATCAATGAAATCACCGCTTTTTTATCCGTTATCCTTTTGCACCGCATTTTTAAGGTGTTTGTTTTAAGCATCACGCTCCCTACCATTCTTTATATGGTTTTAGTCCAAAGCCATGCGTTAGAAAAGGTTTTTTTTAATATTCATGTTTCCTAA
- a CDS encoding efflux RND transporter permease subunit — protein MIEKIIDLSVKNKLLTTLVTLLIFLASLWAIKSVRLDALPDLSPAQVVVQITYPNQSPKIVQEQVTYPLVSTFMSIANIDTVRGISSYESGLIYIIFKDGVNLYWARDRVLEQLNRVSNLPKDAKVEIGSDSTSIGWAYQYALSSDSKNLSDLKVLQDFYYRYALLGVDGVSEVASVGGFVKDYEVTLQNDSLIRYNLSLDQVANAIKNSNNDTGGGVILENGFEKIIRSHGYIQSLKDLEEIVIKKEGAIPLKIKDIASVRLAPKPRRGAANLNGDKEVVGGIVMVRYHADTYKVLKAIKEKIATLQASNPDVKITSVYDRSELIEKGIDNLIHTLIEESVIVLVIIAIFLLHFRSALVVIITLPLSVCISFLLMRYFNIEASIMSLGGIAIAIGAMVDAAIVMVENAHKHLQHIDTKDDIQRVNAIMQGVKHVGGAIFFALMIIVVSFLPIFALTGQEERLFAPLAYTKTFAMLVGALLSITIVPVLMVWLIKGRILEESKNPINAFFMKIYGVSLKVVLKFRYAFLIASVVGLGGLYLAYKKLNWEFIPQINEGVIMYMPVTLNGVGIDTALEYLKKSNSAIKRLDFVKQVFGKVGRANTSTDAAGLGMIETYIELKPQNEWKEKLSYKEVRDKLEKTLQLKGLTNSWTYPIRGRTDMLLTGIRTPLGIKLYGNDTDKLQELAILMEQQLKTLKESLSVFAERSNNGYYITLDLNDENLARYGINKSAVLDAIKFALGGATLTTMIKGVESYPISLRLEDTERNTIEKLKNLYIKTAYNYMPLRELARIYYDNSPAVLKSEKGLNVNFIYIVPQNGISSDAYRQLAIKALEKIQLPNGYYYEFSGESQYLEEAFKTLQYIVPVSVFIIFILIVFALKNLTNSLLCFFTLPFAFLGGLIFMNLMGFNMSVAALVGFLALLGVASETAIVMIIYLEDAFQKFIKTPLKEQNSAALKEAIMHGAVLRVRPKLMTFFSILASLIPIMYSHGTGSEIMKSIAAPMLGGMISSVVLTLFIIPTAYFVIKNARVRKHEY, from the coding sequence AAGAACAGGTTACTTACCCGTTAGTTTCTACTTTCATGAGTATCGCTAACATTGACACGGTTAGGGGGATTTCTAGCTATGAAAGCGGCTTGATTTACATCATTTTTAAAGACGGCGTCAATTTGTATTGGGCTAGAGACAGGGTTTTAGAGCAATTAAACCGAGTGAGTAACCTCCCCAAGGACGCTAAAGTGGAAATAGGGAGCGATTCCACTTCTATTGGATGGGCGTATCAATACGCTCTATCTAGCGATAGCAAGAATTTAAGCGATTTGAAAGTCTTGCAAGATTTTTATTACCGCTATGCGCTTTTGGGGGTTGATGGGGTGAGTGAGGTCGCAAGCGTGGGGGGCTTTGTAAAAGATTATGAAGTAACGCTTCAAAACGATTCTTTGATCCGTTATAACTTGAGTTTAGATCAAGTCGCTAACGCGATTAAAAATTCCAATAACGATACCGGTGGGGGGGTTATTTTAGAAAACGGGTTTGAAAAAATCATAAGATCGCATGGTTATATCCAATCTTTGAAGGATTTAGAAGAAATTGTCATTAAAAAAGAAGGGGCTATCCCTTTAAAGATTAAAGATATAGCCAGTGTTAGGCTAGCGCCAAAACCACGCCGAGGGGCTGCCAATCTCAATGGCGATAAGGAAGTGGTGGGGGGGATTGTTATGGTGCGCTATCACGCTGACACTTACAAGGTGCTTAAAGCCATTAAAGAAAAAATCGCCACCCTACAAGCGAGTAACCCTGATGTGAAAATCACCAGCGTGTATGACAGGAGCGAATTGATTGAAAAAGGCATTGACAATTTGATCCACACGCTCATAGAAGAAAGCGTCATTGTGCTAGTCATTATTGCGATTTTTTTACTGCATTTCAGGAGTGCTTTAGTGGTGATTATCACTCTGCCTTTAAGCGTGTGTATTAGCTTCTTGCTCATGCGTTATTTCAATATTGAAGCGAGCATCATGAGTTTAGGGGGCATTGCGATCGCTATAGGGGCGATGGTGGATGCGGCTATTGTGATGGTGGAGAACGCTCACAAGCATTTGCAACACATTGATACAAAAGATGATATCCAAAGGGTTAATGCCATCATGCAAGGGGTTAAGCATGTGGGGGGCGCGATATTTTTTGCTTTAATGATCATCGTGGTTTCTTTCTTGCCAATTTTTGCGCTCACCGGTCAAGAAGAAAGGCTTTTTGCCCCTTTAGCTTACACCAAAACCTTTGCCATGCTAGTAGGAGCGCTGCTTTCTATTACGATAGTCCCTGTTTTAATGGTATGGCTCATTAAAGGGCGGATTTTAGAAGAGTCTAAAAACCCCATTAACGCTTTTTTCATGAAAATTTATGGCGTGAGTTTGAAGGTTGTGCTTAAATTCAGATACGCTTTTTTAATAGCGAGCGTTGTGGGTCTAGGAGGCTTGTATCTAGCGTATAAAAAACTCAACTGGGAATTTATCCCTCAAATCAATGAAGGGGTAATCATGTATATGCCTGTAACGCTTAATGGCGTGGGCATTGACACCGCTTTAGAATATTTGAAAAAAAGTAATAGCGCTATCAAGCGATTGGATTTTGTCAAACAGGTTTTTGGTAAGGTGGGGCGCGCTAACACCAGCACCGATGCAGCTGGTTTAGGAATGATAGAAACCTACATTGAATTAAAGCCACAAAACGAATGGAAAGAAAAGCTCAGTTATAAAGAAGTTAGGGATAAATTAGAAAAAACCCTGCAATTAAAAGGCTTGACCAATTCATGGACTTACCCCATTCGTGGGAGAACGGACATGCTCTTAACCGGGATTAGAACGCCCCTAGGCATCAAGCTCTATGGTAATGACACGGATAAATTACAAGAATTAGCGATCCTTATGGAACAACAGCTCAAAACCCTAAAAGAGAGTTTGTCCGTTTTTGCTGAGCGATCCAATAACGGCTACTACATTACGCTGGATTTGAACGATGAAAATCTGGCTCGTTATGGCATCAATAAAAGTGCTGTGTTAGATGCGATTAAATTCGCTCTAGGCGGAGCCACGCTCACTACCATGATTAAGGGCGTAGAAAGTTATCCCATTTCTTTACGCTTAGAAGACACCGAAAGAAACACCATTGAAAAATTAAAAAACCTCTACATCAAAACCGCTTACAATTACATGCCCTTAAGGGAGTTAGCCCGCATCTATTACGACAACTCGCCAGCGGTGCTAAAAAGCGAAAAGGGCTTGAATGTGAATTTTATTTATATTGTTCCGCAAAATGGTATCAGCTCTGATGCTTACAGACAACTAGCGATAAAAGCGCTAGAAAAAATCCAATTGCCTAACGGGTATTATTATGAATTCAGCGGCGAAAGCCAGTATTTAGAAGAAGCGTTTAAAACCTTACAATACATCGTGCCGGTGAGCGTGTTTATCATTTTTATTTTAATTGTCTTTGCTTTAAAGAATCTCACTAATTCCTTATTATGCTTTTTCACTCTGCCTTTTGCGTTTTTGGGGGGGTTGATTTTTATGAATCTCATGGGTTTTAACATGAGCGTGGCGGCGTTAGTGGGCTTTTTAGCCCTTTTAGGGGTAGCGAGCGAAACGGCTATTGTGATGATTATTTATTTAGAGGATGCGTTTCAAAAATTCATCAAAACCCCTTTAAAAGAGCAAAATAGCGCCGCTTTAAAAGAGGCTATCATGCATGGGGCGGTGCTTAGGGTAAGGCCCAAGCTTATGACCTTTTTTAGCATTTTAGCTTCACTCATTCCGATCATGTATAGCCATGGCACAGGAAGTGAAATCATGAAATCCATCGCTGCGCCCATGCTAGGGGGCATGATAAGCAGCGTTGTTTTAACGCTTTTTATTATCCCTACGGCGTATTTTGTGATCAAAAACGCTAGGGTTAGGAAACATGAATATTAA